Below is a window of Bactrocera tryoni isolate S06 unplaced genomic scaffold, CSIRO_BtryS06_freeze2 scaffold_7, whole genome shotgun sequence DNA.
tgcacattagggtgactcaaaaattttttttttttgtttttcaataattttttttcattgagttataaaattaataagaaataaagaatttttccaaaaatagtcaaatttcaaccgttaatatcttttaaacggttgggtttacgaaaaaatcataagagaccatattttagagcattcaatttcctacaaaacctaattaacaagatattttttcaagtagttggaagcgagatataaatttttctatctgataataagaaaaaatagaaaaccgttaggcggaggaccttcccgttacaattaaaaactcatatttggagagtctttcttagaggtgtctaggaatctatttttgcgagtaccaattgaaaaacaaaaaaaaaattttttttgaatcaccctaatgcacatacacatacgtttacttataaactttaatttaattacagaTATGTGACCATGAATACCGCATTTTGGCCATTGACTCAAAATATGGTGGAGCCGCACCCGATTCCTTTGTGTGGAAGCATTCGGCACAACGAAAGTTTTTGGAGGAGCAATTGAACcaaaataacttcaaaaatgtttgGCTTTTAGgtaatataactttttattgtactgctatgcatatatgtacctaaatttaaaatacatttttcgtaAATCAATAGGAAATTCGGGTTATCCCTTGGAGCCGTGGTGTTTAACACCATTCAGGAACCCTGAAGAAGGGTCTACTCAAGCTCGGTTCAATGAGGCTCATTCTAAAGCTCGCTGTGTGGTTGAAAGAACCATTGGTATCCTAAAGGGCCGTTGGAAAATTCTCAGCAATGACAAGAGAACCGTTACCAACCTGAAAAAATGGCACAATTAGGGAATGTATGTGCAGCGTTGCATaacatttgcatacatttcAAAGATGCGTCGTATTGCAGACATTATGCAAGTGAAGCTATTAACACAGAAGTGGATATGGGAAACGAAActcatttaaccaaaattgGACACAAAATTCGAAACCATATAATGTTGGCGCTAGAAAATacaatttgaataaaacaagtgtatgtatgtttattattatttgtatgtttatttatttattttttttaaggctTCTAATGTATTCGGTTAATTTGCAGCTCTATTGCTTTGACTTCCATATAAGCTTCGTGAGCTTCCTCTTTCATTTCCATCGACCTCTCCTTCAAAGCTATAAGCTTGTCTAGTTTTGCGCCTATACTCTGCTGGTAGCACAAACGCGATCATGTTTTCTTTAATGAGGGCCAGCTTTTCATCGGCAGCATCCTGTTTGCTCCTCTTCGTTGCGTTGCGACTAGTAAAGGGTTTCGGTGGAACGTCGTCTTCGTCACTGTATAAAAGCTTTGCCATAAGCTTTTCGACAGGCTCTTTTTCCGGGGTGGAGTTGCCAAAAGTTCTTACTTCTCCCAGGCCTTCTACCGCAACGTCCATGCCGGTAGCCTGAAGCAGTTGCTCCTCTGCTGTTGTTAGGTACTTTTCTTCGTAAGGACCACCACCAGTTCGCTGCTTCGACGCTTTGTTGAAAGACAACTTCTTTTTGACGTTGTGCTTTTGATCAGCAAATacctaagtatatatgtatgtatataaaaaataacatttgtgTTAGTAAATTTGTTAAGACACTTATCAAAAGAAGAAATGCATGGAGATCTACGTACTTTCCGCCAAGACTTAGCATCCTTCATTGGTGGACCGGTCGCATTAAGCAGGACCGCCAAGGAGTCCCACAATTTATTGGCAGCAGCTTTGCCCAGACCACAATTCGGCAACATATTTTTGGCCAAATCTTGATGCCGAAGCATGTTTTCggcctttaaatttttttgtctcaTGTTGACTTTATTAACATTTgtcctaaaaaaattattatataaaatagtcAATAACATTAACGTTaacttacattttatttaattttttctgagtAGACTCACGACgtttgaaaacttttgaattaaCGATTGCAAATTATCAATCGAATGACATTTCGTTAGGTTCGTTTGAATTACAACTCATCGAATGACAGAATGTCAAATTTCAAACGAGTGTACTCGGATAACGAAAGCCGCAATCCGAAAACTGGAAATTTCGAACAATTTTACTCGTTCACGAATGCCGCGATTCGGGCCCTGAATAGCGGAAcgcaaaatacatttcaaaaaggaaacaaaggcTCCATAAACGATCTCATGTTCGCCAACGACGCCCTTAGTAGGCAcattaagtgggcggtgtcggatatatttacaaatagtgACCACATGGCTATTATTGCCGAAGTCTCATATGCCGGAGGGACGGAACGCCGCAGCAGGAACGCATGCCAAAAACGAACTTGGAAACAAAAAGACTTTGATGCCGAACTTTTTGAGATGGTCTGGAGTTCAGAAAATATACAAGACGAAGACCCCGTGCACTTGGTATTCACAGTGCGAAAAAAATTATCCACAGCTTGCGACGCAACCATGCGTAGGACAGCAAACCACAACCACCGAAGGCCAGTGTATTGGTGGAATCAAGAAATAGCTGGGCTCAGAAAACTCTGCaactcagctagacgccgcctacaACGTAATCagagtgaagaaaatgaaagcagcctcaggaatatatttaaaagtcaaaaaGAGCTTCTGAAGTCAGCCAATGGTCGCAGTAAaaagaagtgttttgaaaaactctttGAGGAAGCAAACGAAGACCCATGGGGAAcagcatataaaatatgtatgtcaaaattcaaaaacaaggcACAACAACCCAAAAGTGCATTCTTCATGAGAAACGTCGTCAAAACTTTGTTTCCAAAACACGACAGTATTTCTTATGCTAAGCCTCAATCCGAAGTCATAGAGCCACCACTGCTAGTTAGTGAACAAGAAATATTGGCCATAgccggaaaaattaaaagcagcaaagcgcCTGGATTAGATGGTATTCCAAACAGAGCCCTAAAGGAAGCCATGATACTGAAACCTAAATTATTCGTAAAAATGTACAATGCGTGCTTAAAAGAAGGAATATTTCCCGACCCACGGAAAGTCCAGCGATAGGTTCTACttcctaaaccaaaaaaaacctcCAGAGGAACCATCTTCATATCGACCACTGTTTATGCTTGACACTATTGGcaa
It encodes the following:
- the LOC120781510 gene encoding uncharacterized protein LOC120781510; amino-acid sequence: MRQKNLKAENMLRHQDLAKNMLPNCGLGKAAANKLWDSLAVLLNATGPPMKDAKSWRKVFADQKHNVKKKLSFNKASKQRTGGGPYEEKYLTTAEEQLLQATGMDVAVEGLGEVRTFGNSTPEKEPVEKLMAKLLYSDEDDVPPKPFTSRNATKRSKQDAADEKLALIKENMIAFVLPAEYRRKTRQAYSFEGEVDGNERGSSRSLYGSQSNRAAN